One genomic window of Azospirillum thermophilum includes the following:
- a CDS encoding chemotaxis protein CheW, whose protein sequence is MADQAEETDGELRLVTFTAGGFGFALPLPDVLEVVRPPALVRIPLGPPALEGLAQRQGLAIPVLDLARAMGLEAEAATAGRGTAARVVIVRHGGQAVGLLVDRMAGLVAVPADTVDPVDPGVESGLDPELLSGMLRAPPLMLLDAGTVIDRQFRDLARSDGGDAVPVVAAGPAAGAAVRAAVDEVGLLVFQVGGQEFALPVDRVAEVVPAPAGVTRLPRAGAHLLGVMTLRDGLLPLVALRALFALDDGRDGDGADGGKVNGGGRRVVVARTRDAATGREEPVGLLVDDVRELLRIERARIDPVPPLLAREAEFEDLDGIVRADGGRRLVSLLSAERLFRHGVALAGGQEETAMSQPAPAGATERSESVLVFRLAGAEYGLPVAAVQEVLRRPDAPTPLPNAPEFVAGVVTLRGAVVPLIDQRRLLHLPQAVGQGDRGRVVVVASGEARAGLLVDGLAGLQRIPDRAIGPAPAVSQAQHRLIRRVATLEEAGGGRRMILLMDPAELLDMERLAALLPAK, encoded by the coding sequence ATGGCTGACCAGGCCGAAGAGACGGACGGCGAGCTGCGGCTGGTGACCTTCACCGCCGGCGGCTTCGGCTTCGCCCTGCCGTTGCCGGACGTGCTGGAGGTGGTGCGACCGCCGGCGCTGGTCCGCATCCCGCTGGGGCCGCCGGCCCTCGAGGGGCTCGCCCAGCGCCAGGGACTGGCGATCCCGGTGCTCGACCTTGCGCGGGCGATGGGGCTGGAGGCGGAAGCGGCCACGGCGGGCCGCGGAACCGCTGCCCGGGTCGTGATCGTCCGCCATGGCGGGCAGGCGGTCGGGCTTCTGGTCGACCGGATGGCCGGGCTGGTCGCCGTCCCCGCCGATACCGTCGATCCGGTGGACCCGGGGGTGGAGAGCGGGCTGGACCCTGAGCTTCTGTCGGGGATGCTGCGGGCGCCGCCGCTGATGCTGCTCGATGCCGGGACCGTCATCGACCGCCAGTTCCGCGACCTCGCCCGCAGCGACGGCGGCGACGCCGTGCCGGTGGTCGCGGCCGGTCCGGCGGCCGGGGCGGCAGTCAGGGCGGCGGTGGACGAGGTGGGGCTGCTGGTCTTCCAGGTCGGCGGACAGGAGTTCGCCCTGCCGGTCGACCGGGTGGCGGAGGTCGTGCCGGCTCCGGCCGGTGTTACGCGCCTGCCGAGGGCCGGGGCGCATCTGCTGGGAGTGATGACGCTGCGGGACGGGCTGCTGCCGCTGGTCGCCCTGCGGGCGCTGTTCGCCCTGGACGACGGGAGGGATGGCGACGGGGCCGATGGCGGCAAGGTGAACGGGGGCGGACGGCGGGTGGTCGTCGCCCGGACCCGCGACGCCGCGACCGGCCGCGAGGAGCCGGTCGGCCTTCTGGTCGACGATGTGCGGGAGCTTCTGCGCATCGAGCGGGCGCGCATCGACCCGGTGCCGCCGCTGCTGGCACGGGAGGCGGAGTTCGAGGATCTCGACGGCATCGTCAGGGCGGACGGCGGGCGTCGTCTCGTTTCCCTGCTGTCGGCGGAACGGCTGTTCCGGCACGGCGTTGCTCTGGCGGGTGGGCAGGAGGAGACGGCGATGAGCCAGCCGGCGCCGGCGGGCGCAACGGAGCGGAGCGAGAGCGTGCTGGTCTTCCGGCTGGCCGGGGCGGAGTACGGCCTGCCGGTCGCGGCGGTGCAGGAGGTGCTGCGCCGGCCGGATGCGCCGACGCCGCTGCCGAACGCTCCGGAATTCGTCGCCGGGGTGGTGACGCTGCGCGGGGCCGTCGTGCCGCTGATCGACCAGCGCCGGCTGCTCCATCTGCCGCAGGCGGTCGGGCAGGGCGACCGCGGCCGGGTGGTGGTGGTCGCCTCCGGCGAAGCGCGGGCCGGGCTGCTGGTGGATGGCCTTGCCGGACTGCAGCGCATCCCCGACCGGGCCATCGGGCCGGCCCCGGCGGTGTCGCAGGCACAGCATCGCCTGATCCGCCGTGTCGCGACGCTGGAGGAGGCCGGCGGCGGGCGGCGGATGATCCTGCTGATGGACCCGGCCGAGCTGCTGGACATGGAGCGCCTCGCCGCCCTCCTTCCGGCCAAGTGA